A region of the Acanthopagrus latus isolate v.2019 chromosome 18, fAcaLat1.1, whole genome shotgun sequence genome:
GTGTGGTCATCTTTAAAGTTGAACTATGTATCTCTCTGACATCTCTGATTtagtttatttgtatatatgagggggaacaaaagaaaaatggaaaacaaccTTTTAGACACGTATGACTcaagcaagtctcaagtcaaaaaaaaaaaaaaaatgaagcccacaaactaaatataaaaacagtttatttctcTTAAATCAACCTTgaatttgtttggtttttaaaaatggaagtACTACATTTAAGTGTAAGGACTCTTCACGCAAGAGAGTATTATTTCATTGTTCACTGTAATATAAACAAGcttgagcttttatttttttacttttactttgaaaaattaaacacattgttCAATCAAATATGTGAAACTTAAATGTAAGGtcacaaaacaatgaaaaagaacatgaaTCTGGGGTTTGGACATTACTGAAGGATGAGTGTATCCTGGGAGCAATCTTATTTCTGAAATAACCCTCATGTCCTATTATTTCAGTGCTGGCTCTGCATAATTTGGTGGAAGGGAAATCTTCAGAGGTGGATGTGGAAGTACTTGTGTAGTATTCCTCTCAGAATTCCAATCAAACCCAGTAGAGACAGGGTGAAAAAGACAGCCAAAGTCAGGTAAAATCCAGGTAACCTGCAAACCAGAAGGCATTCAGAAGGTCAGAATTTGTACATTATGGTctattacagtacagtacagtagttaaaaacacatgacataATAAGATATTTTGTCAAATCAATGTGGTATCAGTGAGATGATTAACCTTTTCTTGGTGGACTTGGCATATCCGTTGAAATATAGTTGTCTGGCGATTATGTATACCagtcctcctgcagctgcagtcacCTCACTGAAGAACATACCGCAGGTCCACAGTGTCACCAGGAATACAGGGTAACACTCCACACAGTTCTGcctgaaaatacacacatacaccacatGCATGTTAACACTGTAAAAGTTAATTAAATGGGGAAACAGCTTCCAACTAGGATAGAAGAGCAAACTTTCAGCatctgagtttattttttcaagcatggtaacatttgctaattaacATGGACATTTGTTTATTAGGCATGATCAAGGTTCAGTGAAATGTATAACAGTGcataagaaaaaggaaagattgTAAACTCCACACTACACAGCCATGGAACAAATACAGTTATAGTCACATAAGTACATAACCATGCAGTTCAACTCTTAACTTTAAGCCGGGATGAATGTAAAAAGCAGCAAGAAAGTGATCGTAATGTTGTTGGTAACTTCACATGAAAAATTTGACATTTGGGAaattctcttcttctcctccatgaGACAGTCTGGCTAGTCAGGTTGGATGGTTGAAAGATGCTGTGGGAAGTGATTATCTCAAATTGCATTGCTCTTAATTCAAAACCTGCTGTTGCATTCTGGCAAACAAGGTGAGGACCCAAGTGTAGACAACCCACCGGAGGAGGGATTTGAGTAACTAAAGGCCAACTTTATTTAACCAAAGCCGaatgacacacaaaaaccaAGAGTCCAGGCAAACTCAAACTGagtcaaaaacaacaaggtAGCAACAAAAAGGGCTTCAACAAAGTATAAATCAAAGAAATCATCAAACAAACCATGGAGACACTGGAGATCATGTGGGTGGGGAACACAGGGTGACATCACACGAGAACACAGaagaaactgacaaagacattAGGGAGACCACAGACTATATACAGATACACTAACAAGGGGATCAGGTacaggtggagtgaggcagTAAATGGACAGGTGAGggaaaggaacagaaaaacacaggaaggagggaaaaccacagagagggaggaactgaaaagcaacaCGTGACACACATGGatacaatttcaaaataaaacaggaaacacaagaacaacGAGAACTGGGATCATGgcacctcctctctctttttcagtgCTGATAAATGAATTTCTGTCATAGGTAATATGCGTTTCAGTCACAAATCccccaaaatgacataaaacaaacattgacAGTGCTACTTGCAGTTGAATTTGAATGTACTGGCTTTGCCATAGCACCTAACTTACCATGTCTTTAGTTTTAAAGGTATTCGtcataaaacaaaagtattgGACACATTAAAACGTTGGCCTGATAATGGCACTAGATGACAGGTCAAAGGGTCACCAAAGTTATTATCATGATTCCTCTGGAAGATATGAATGTTTGtacaacatttttacacagtCAGTCCAGTAATTGTGTAAATTTCACATTTCCACCAAACTCATGGTGGTGAAATGTCTGGCATTCCCCAAAGTCAGCAGATATATCCTCGGAGGACATGGATATCTGTACATTACATAGCGTGTGCCGGTTtgattgcttttctttttgtgttaaTACTATATTTTGCAGTTATGAgggctgtaaaaacacaattcagCATTCAGTAGTATTTTCAATACATTGTTCAGTATATGACATGCTGCTCACAGATGCCTTACTGTGCACGGAAAGTCCGTTCA
Encoded here:
- the mgst2 gene encoding microsomal glutathione S-transferase 2 yields the protein MEADSPFLLATVSLVSALQMGYLARRVGLSRMAHKVLPPSVTGPPEFERTFRAQQNCVECYPVFLVTLWTCGMFFSEVTAAAGGLVYIIARQLYFNGYAKSTKKRLPGFYLTLAVFFTLSLLGLIGILRGILHKYFHIHL